The following are encoded in a window of Spirochaeta cellobiosiphila DSM 17781 genomic DNA:
- a CDS encoding ABC transporter substrate-binding protein, with protein sequence MKRNLLFVLLISVISLGLFANGDQESTADNGKINLRMVAWDVKQTVYLQPLIDAYTAQHPEVSIELINIPANEYQDKLSIMLSGGDDLDIVTVKDIPGYSGMIKRKLIDPLNTYIDRDNFDLSKYSGLTDDITVDGNLYAIPFRSDFWLMYYNKDIFDKAGVPYPTNDMTWDEYAALAKKVSSGEGADRIYGGHHHTWRSTVQLGTVQDGKHSIISNDYSFMKPMYDMIIDLQNSKAIMDYSSLKVGNLHYSSLFYNDRIAMLPMGSWFISTLIKKHETGEATMDWGLVKFPHQPDAVAGTTAGTITSLAIGSNSKKKEAAWDFIKYYTGTEGAKVLAQTGNLPAIRNESVLSILSSMKGFPEDPASKEALATEKVRLELPIHPKVGAIETILNEEHELILIGENSVDEGLAEMTRRVTEELAQ encoded by the coding sequence ATGAAAAGAAACTTATTGTTTGTTTTACTTATTTCTGTGATCAGTCTGGGGCTTTTTGCGAATGGAGACCAGGAAAGTACCGCTGATAATGGAAAAATCAATTTGCGTATGGTTGCATGGGATGTTAAACAGACTGTTTATCTACAACCACTAATAGATGCTTATACGGCACAGCATCCAGAGGTATCAATTGAACTAATCAATATTCCTGCAAACGAATATCAGGATAAGTTATCCATAATGTTGTCCGGTGGTGATGACCTTGATATTGTCACTGTAAAAGATATCCCCGGGTATTCAGGAATGATTAAGCGTAAACTTATAGATCCTTTAAATACTTATATTGACCGTGATAATTTTGACTTATCAAAATATAGTGGTCTCACAGATGATATCACAGTTGATGGTAATTTATATGCTATCCCCTTCAGAAGTGATTTCTGGCTAATGTACTATAACAAAGACATTTTTGATAAAGCAGGTGTTCCTTATCCTACAAACGATATGACATGGGATGAGTATGCTGCTTTGGCCAAAAAAGTATCTTCTGGAGAAGGTGCGGATAGAATATACGGCGGACACCATCATACCTGGAGATCTACAGTTCAATTAGGAACAGTACAAGATGGTAAGCATAGTATCATTTCTAATGATTACTCCTTTATGAAACCAATGTACGATATGATCATTGATCTCCAAAACAGCAAGGCCATAATGGATTATTCCTCATTAAAAGTAGGTAATCTTCATTACTCCAGTCTTTTCTATAATGATCGTATTGCTATGTTACCAATGGGCTCATGGTTTATTAGTACGTTAATTAAGAAACATGAAACTGGTGAAGCAACCATGGACTGGGGTCTTGTCAAATTCCCTCATCAGCCAGATGCTGTGGCAGGAACAACTGCTGGGACAATCACTTCTTTGGCTATAGGTTCGAATTCTAAGAAAAAAGAAGCAGCCTGGGACTTTATTAAATACTATACAGGAACAGAAGGAGCTAAAGTTCTTGCTCAAACAGGAAACTTACCTGCCATTAGAAATGAGAGTGTATTATCTATACTTTCTTCTATGAAAGGTTTTCCTGAAGATCCTGCAAGTAAAGAAGCATTAGCTACTGAGAAAGTAAGACTTGAATTGCCTATCCATCCTAAAGTAGG
- a CDS encoding AraC family transcriptional regulator → MAIDTQKLYQLRINKAIDYINTHLDSKLSIEQISNEVCFSSYHFHRIFTAFVGESLYAYINRLRVEKAAALLLTSTNNVTDIAYIVGFSDSSVFARAFKKRFGCSASSWIQKKNSKNHQVNKTTIPYNKIRAEEVKVSRISERRLVYIRNIGPFSGSPKVFMDLHLKLLAELNNNSIDWEEDKGFFALYHDSYGITEDNKQRISYGVISQDKITDDASLGALKIWENDYLIARYTLSNEEYGKAWISLFRETLPSMGMEPVDGLCFENYYKDCYDKDLIKSIVRIAVPVKKMK, encoded by the coding sequence ATGGCAATAGATACCCAAAAATTATATCAATTGAGAATTAATAAAGCCATCGATTATATCAATACCCACTTAGACAGCAAACTCAGTATTGAGCAAATCAGTAATGAAGTTTGTTTCTCCTCTTATCATTTTCACAGAATATTTACCGCCTTTGTAGGAGAATCTCTCTATGCTTATATCAATCGCCTACGAGTAGAAAAAGCAGCAGCCCTCTTATTAACTTCAACAAATAATGTAACAGACATTGCCTATATAGTAGGCTTCAGTGATTCTTCCGTTTTTGCACGAGCCTTTAAAAAACGCTTCGGGTGCTCCGCCTCTTCATGGATTCAAAAGAAAAATAGCAAGAATCATCAAGTCAACAAAACGACCATCCCCTACAATAAAATAAGAGCAGAAGAGGTAAAGGTCTCGAGAATATCAGAAAGACGACTTGTGTATATACGCAATATAGGCCCCTTTAGTGGAAGCCCAAAAGTCTTTATGGATCTTCATCTTAAGCTATTGGCAGAGTTGAATAATAATTCCATTGATTGGGAGGAAGATAAAGGTTTTTTTGCCCTATATCATGATTCCTACGGGATTACAGAAGATAACAAACAGAGGATTTCTTATGGTGTTATTTCTCAAGACAAAATCACTGATGACGCTTCTCTGGGAGCCTTAAAGATTTGGGAGAATGATTATCTTATAGCCCGCTATACCCTGAGTAATGAGGAATATGGAAAAGCTTGGATATCCTTGTTCCGAGAGACCCTCCCCTCTATGGGAATGGAACCTGTTGATGGTTTATGTTTTGAAAATTACTACAAAGATTGTTATGACAAGGATTTAATAAAATCTATAGTGAGAATCGCTGTCCCTGTAAAGAAAATGAAATAG
- a CDS encoding sensor histidine kinase — translation MFNKLRSNLLFYSITITLITLVFAVFISFFTFKDLRENNIKETVYSKLKIIVDNVDMKLKLVDNMIVWFSINSEINSLLRTPMEPEENLKHKSMNAYNFIRNSIYTSGLHQYINKVLVGNASGYYIQSGYVNGDYSDGLRAQQYLSGVNNRLVEEPFKYSDGGLVYVRHRAFTSDTNKSKYLGDIFITVNSNIFTQYFDREDFSDDETFFIGVGDKVYHLNREGLSLSSTVKHKEISNILISTEDNTIPTTKININDQQRLLVIYQGLTDGFFIARTVPSMKWDWEGYIFLRFLFFVFFLIAFLIFSIVFLIDKTINIPILHIGNRIEKISEGNFTIDKSIEYENEIGIIGKGVNQMISRIEQLINKRIQDEEIKKNLEFRVLQNQINPHFLYNTLNSIKWMAIAQKTTGIPEMVNSLATLLKYISKGTNQIISLEEEIFLLEQYLNIQSIRFGSIVKTSIVFESEDLKKCKIVKFSLQPIVENAITHGIEPKQVQGEINIHIHKNSDDNLVISIKDNGMGIPEHTLASIFDDHKGSEKSFNHVGVSNVNLRLKSFFGEEYGLTIESRLNEYTIVNILIPGREVLTNVQADSSR, via the coding sequence ATGTTTAATAAATTACGTTCAAATTTATTATTTTACAGCATAACCATTACTCTAATTACTCTTGTATTTGCGGTGTTTATCAGTTTTTTTACCTTCAAGGATCTTAGAGAAAATAATATTAAAGAAACCGTATACAGTAAACTTAAAATCATTGTTGATAACGTGGATATGAAATTAAAACTGGTAGACAATATGATTGTCTGGTTTTCTATTAATTCAGAAATAAATTCTCTTTTACGTACACCAATGGAACCGGAAGAGAACTTAAAACATAAATCTATGAATGCCTATAATTTTATAAGGAATTCTATATATACCAGTGGTCTTCATCAGTATATAAATAAAGTTCTGGTAGGTAATGCTTCGGGCTATTATATCCAGAGTGGATACGTAAATGGCGATTATAGTGATGGTTTAAGAGCTCAACAATACTTGAGTGGTGTCAATAATAGACTGGTAGAAGAACCTTTTAAATATTCAGATGGTGGATTAGTCTATGTAAGGCACAGGGCTTTTACCTCTGATACTAATAAATCAAAATATCTGGGAGATATTTTTATTACTGTTAACAGTAATATCTTTACTCAGTATTTTGATAGAGAAGACTTTTCGGATGATGAAACCTTTTTTATTGGTGTTGGAGATAAAGTCTATCATTTAAATAGGGAAGGACTTTCTCTTAGTTCCACTGTAAAACATAAAGAAATTTCAAATATTCTAATAAGCACTGAAGATAATACGATTCCAACTACAAAAATAAATATTAATGACCAGCAAAGACTTCTTGTCATATATCAAGGTTTGACTGATGGCTTTTTTATTGCAAGGACAGTACCTAGTATGAAATGGGACTGGGAAGGTTATATTTTCCTACGGTTCCTTTTTTTTGTGTTTTTCCTGATAGCTTTTCTAATCTTTTCCATTGTATTTCTTATTGATAAAACAATTAACATTCCTATCCTCCATATAGGAAATAGAATAGAGAAGATCTCAGAAGGGAATTTCACCATAGATAAATCGATAGAGTATGAGAATGAAATAGGTATTATTGGCAAAGGTGTTAATCAAATGATTAGCAGAATAGAGCAGCTTATTAATAAGCGAATTCAAGATGAAGAGATAAAAAAGAATCTAGAGTTCCGGGTCTTGCAAAATCAGATAAATCCTCATTTCCTCTATAACACATTAAACTCCATAAAATGGATGGCTATTGCTCAAAAGACGACAGGTATTCCGGAAATGGTAAACTCTCTCGCTACTTTGTTGAAATATATTTCAAAGGGTACAAATCAAATAATCTCATTAGAAGAAGAAATATTTTTGCTCGAACAGTATCTGAATATCCAAAGTATACGATTTGGAAGTATTGTTAAGACATCAATAGTTTTTGAATCTGAAGATCTTAAAAAATGCAAGATTGTAAAATTCAGTCTACAGCCTATTGTTGAGAATGCCATAACCCATGGTATTGAACCTAAACAAGTTCAAGGAGAGATAAATATCCATATTCATAAGAATAGTGATGATAATCTGGTTATTTCTATTAAAGATAATGGGATGGGAATTCCAGAGCACACACTAGCTAGTATCTTTGATGATCATAAAGGTTCTGAAAAATCCTTTAATCATGTTGGGGTTAGCAATGTTAATCTGAGGTTGAAATCATTTTTTGGAGAGGAATACGGCTTAACCATAGAGAGCCGTCTTAATGAATATACTATTGTTAATATTTTAATTCCAGGTAGGGAGGTTTTGACGAATGTACAAGCTGATAGTAGTAGATGA
- a CDS encoding response regulator, translating to MYKLIVVDDEPLIIAGIKSMIDWDKYNIDIVGSASNGEQALKLIENVKPDIVITDIKMPVFTGLQLIERCQSMEDQSIKFIVLSSYEDFNIARQAMRFNTVDYLVKLELTPDILIDSVNKALSGIIKTGSNNGDKLNSATKIFKEIFYIKLLNNVFIAKEDVLSAKKIAGVDLEGLEYSVIYSRITYNNAKMSEDDKNKSMISTIQVIKEVMERSVNIYILPMDAENFVTIVGAGQEQALVLKSEDELGTILKNCNVLAEKYFNIGIDSGIGSICYNIQDISTSYKEARAALSYCNSEDRIIVYKNIQESDIKVSHDDLLEKREKLKLSLESYDIELFTEIIDIFITKLDSEEALLSESFNICSSILFEIMTYMTNAEELLQRCFREEKNGYYSLYEMTSVKQTIDWIKKIRAGFIEEFKEKRTGYTELLADQIRKYIDRNCLKKIELKDLGLHFNMSPNYLCSVFKKHNNYGVSYYHNLKRIEKAKDLLKQKVYKMYDISEMTGFESQYYFSKVFKKITGVSPSAWLADNECNV from the coding sequence ATGTACAAGCTGATAGTAGTAGATGACGAACCTTTAATTATTGCAGGGATTAAATCCATGATTGATTGGGACAAATACAACATAGATATAGTTGGCAGTGCTTCAAATGGAGAACAGGCATTAAAACTCATTGAGAATGTTAAACCTGATATTGTCATTACAGATATAAAAATGCCAGTTTTTACAGGTCTTCAGCTGATTGAAAGATGTCAGAGTATGGAAGATCAATCTATTAAATTCATTGTCTTATCCAGCTATGAAGATTTTAATATAGCAAGACAGGCCATGAGATTTAACACCGTGGATTATCTTGTAAAACTCGAATTGACACCTGATATTCTAATTGATTCAGTGAATAAGGCTTTATCTGGAATAATAAAAACGGGATCTAATAATGGTGATAAACTCAATTCAGCAACCAAGATCTTTAAGGAAATATTTTACATAAAACTCTTAAATAATGTGTTTATAGCCAAGGAGGATGTTTTATCTGCCAAAAAAATTGCCGGTGTTGACCTGGAAGGTTTAGAATATTCTGTTATATACAGCAGGATTACCTATAACAATGCAAAAATGTCTGAAGATGATAAAAATAAAAGTATGATTTCCACCATTCAGGTTATCAAAGAGGTAATGGAGAGATCTGTAAATATATATATTTTACCAATGGATGCTGAAAATTTTGTTACAATAGTTGGGGCAGGACAAGAGCAGGCGCTCGTTCTAAAGAGTGAGGATGAGCTAGGGACTATTCTAAAAAACTGTAATGTTCTGGCAGAAAAGTATTTCAATATAGGAATAGATAGTGGTATCGGCAGTATTTGCTACAATATTCAAGATATTTCCACATCCTATAAAGAAGCGAGAGCTGCCCTTAGTTACTGTAATTCTGAAGACCGAATTATTGTATATAAAAATATACAAGAAAGTGATATAAAAGTATCCCATGATGATCTTTTAGAAAAAAGGGAAAAGCTTAAATTATCTCTGGAAAGTTATGATATAGAGTTATTTACAGAGATTATTGATATTTTTATTACAAAACTTGATTCTGAAGAGGCTTTATTATCTGAAAGTTTTAATATTTGTTCTTCCATACTTTTTGAGATAATGACATATATGACTAATGCAGAAGAACTATTACAAAGGTGTTTTCGAGAAGAGAAGAATGGATATTACTCTCTTTATGAAATGACTTCAGTAAAACAGACAATTGACTGGATTAAAAAGATCAGAGCCGGTTTTATTGAAGAATTTAAAGAGAAACGAACAGGCTACACAGAGCTATTGGCTGATCAAATAAGAAAATATATCGATAGGAATTGCCTTAAAAAAATTGAATTAAAGGATCTTGGTTTGCATTTTAATATGTCTCCCAATTATCTTTGTTCTGTATTTAAAAAACACAATAATTACGGTGTTTCCTACTATCATAATCTAAAAAGAATTGAGAAGGCTAAGGATTTGTTAAAGCAGAAGGTCTACAAGATGTATGATATCTCTGAAATGACAGGTTTCGAGTCACAATATTATTTTAGTAAAGTTTTTAAAAAGATTACCGGAGTAAGTCCAAGCGCCTGGCTGGCTGACAATGAATGTAATGTTTAA